In Arvicola amphibius chromosome 13, mArvAmp1.2, whole genome shotgun sequence, a genomic segment contains:
- the Ptgdr gene encoding prostaglandin D2 receptor, with protein MNVSFYRCHASPWVENGSSATMGSMLFGAGLLGNLLALVLLTRSGLGSCGPRPLRTPPSVFYVLVCGLTVTDLLGKCLVSPVVLAAYAQNRSLQELLPTAGNQLCQAFAFIMSFFGLASTLQLLAMALECWLSLGHPFFYQRHITLRRGVLVAPLVGAFCLVFCALPFAGFGKFVQYCPGTWCFIQMVHEKRSLSVLGFSVLYSSLMALLVLATVLCNLGAMHNLYTMHRRLRRHTRCCPRDRTRPGSGQGLGSLHPLEELDHLLLLALMTVLFTMCSLPLIYRAYYGAFKLVHTIEGDSEDLQALRFLSVISIVDPWIFIIFRTSVFRMLLHKIFVRPLSYRNWHSHSCPKSKMESAL; from the exons ATGAACGTGTCCTTCTATCGCTGTCACGCATCCCCCTGGGTGGAAAATGGCTCCTCCGCGACCATGGGCAGCATGCTCTTCGGCGCCGGGCTGCTGGGGAACCTGCTGGCGCTGGTGCTTCTGACGCGCTCGGGACTCGGGTCCTGCGGACCACGGCCGCTGCGCACGCCACCTTCGGTCTTCTACGTACTAGTGTGTGGCTTGACAGTCACCGACTTGCTGGGCAAGTGTCTGGTCAGCCCGGTGGTTCTGGCTGCCTACGCGCAAAACCGAAGCCTACAGGAACTGCTGCCTACAGCGGGCAATCAGTTATGTCAAGCCTTTGCTTTCATCATGTCCTTCTTTGGGCTAGCCTCGACGTTACAGCTGCTGGCTATGGCGCTGGAGTGCTGGCTATCTCTGGGACACCCCTTCTTCTACCAAAGGCACATTACCCTGCGCCGGGGAGTGCTAGTGGCGCCATTAGTGGGAGCCTTCTGCTTGGTTTTCTGCGCACTTCCCTTTGCCGGCTTTGGGAAGTTTGTGCAGTACTGCCCTGGTACCTGGTGCTTCATCCAGATGGTCCACGAGAAGCGCTCGCTATCGGTTCTCGGTTTCTCTGTGCTCTACTCCAGCCTCATGGCGCTACTGGTCCTTGCTACCGTGCTGTGCAACCTGGGCGCCATGCACAACCTCTATACCATGCACCGGCGCCTGAGGCGCCACACTCGCTGCTGCCCAAGAGATCGCACCCGACCAGGCTCTGGTCAAGGTCTGGGGTCCCTGCATCCCCTGGAGGAGTTGGACCACCTCTTGCTGCTGGCTCTGATGACAGTGCTGTTCACTATGTGTTCCCTACCTTTAATT TATCGTGCTTACTATGGAGCCTTTAAACTTGTCCACACAATTGAAGGAGACTCAGAAGACCTCCAGGCCCTGCGTTTTCTGTCTGTGATTTCAATCGTGGACCCCTGGATTTTCATCATTTTCAGGACTTCAGTATTCCGGATGTTACTTCACAAGATTTTCGTAAGACCTCTGAGCTACAGAAACTGGCACAGCCATTCCTGCCCAAAATCTAAGATGGAATCGGCTTTGTGA